The proteins below come from a single Vanessa cardui chromosome 7, ilVanCard2.1, whole genome shotgun sequence genomic window:
- the LOC124531377 gene encoding spermine oxidase-like: MKSLRGKHLWAKDWKILLTEYSDMKSYRNLSKAVSAAGQQQCILDSCSIGSTCQEPRVIIVGAGMAGLSAAHRLTQCGIRNFLVLEAKERPGGRIHSCWLGDAIIEMGAEWIYGACLPNSIYTLASQDRLLQTPLPRLDSTKGLFCTSEGRAIDLPVTITAYHTFRQIEQQAANLFRLGCERQHGTLLNFVGLRIQQELHNFPEDQRYDAARVMFGLTNILRNKCGDDLSLVSADQYGSYIELPGGSVRVPLGYVGVIAPLLRGLPDNSVRYNKAVNVIRWGKGQTGPGRVLIKCCDGEELTADYVIITVSLGCLKCQADKLFAPPLPTCKLDAICNLGYGLSNKVFLEYAEPYWVCHEGNLKLAWSAEELQCRCDWTRGVCAVDEMPGSKHVLCAWISGQEAAMMESLSENDVAEGLTCLLRRFTGNPCLPYPQMLLRSRWALDPHFCGSYSYMSCCSTVSQQCELGTPIPGPCDSQPPILLFAGEATVPGHFGTAHGARLSGVREAERIVLLTKKFEGPPR, translated from the exons ATGAAATCGTTACGTGGAAAACATTTATGGGCTAAAGATTGGAAAATATTGCTCACGGAATATTCTGATATGAAAAGTTACAGAAACTTAAGTAAAGCTGTCAGCGCTGCGGGGCAGCAGCAATGCATTCTAGATTCTTGCAGTATCGGTTCAACCTGTCAAGAGCCTCGCGTTATAATCGTAGGGGCTGGCATGGCGGGTTTATCAGCAGCTCATCGGCTCACCCAATGTGGAATTCGAAATTTTCTTGTTTTGGAAGCTAAGGAAAg gccAGGAGGAAGAATTCATTCTTGTTGGTTGGGAGACGCAATCATTGAAATGGGTGCTGAATGGATCTATGGAGCTTGCTTACCTAACTCCATATATACATTAGCGTCGCAAGACAGGCTATTGCAGACACCTTTGCCTCGTTTAGATTCAACGAAAGGTTTATTTTGCACAAGTGAGGGACGTGCCATAGATTTACCAGTGACAATAACAGCATACCACACATTTAGACAAATAGAACAGCAAGCCGCAAATCTATTTCGTTTGGGTTGTGAAAGACAACATGGAACATTACTAAACTTCGTAGGATTACGAATACAACAAGAGTTGCATAATTTTCCTGAAGATCAACGATATGACGCCGCTAGAGTTATGTTTGGGCTAACGAATATACTAAGAAATAAATGTGGTGATGATTTATCTCTTGTTAGTGCTGACCAATATGGTAGTTATATTGAACTCCCGGGTGGAAGCGTACGAGTTCCGTTGGGATATGTTGGGGTAATTGCTCCTTTGCTTCGAGGATTACCCGATAATAGCGTTCGTTATAATAAAGCAGTAAACGTAATACGTTGGGGCAAAGGACAAACGGGTCCAGGtcgagttttaattaaatgctgCGATGGCGAAGAGTTAACAGCCGATTACGTAATTATTACTGTGTCCCTGGGATGCCTGAAATGTCAAGCCGATAAACTCTTTGCTCCACCTCTTCCCACGTGTAAATTAGATGCAATTTGTAATCTAGGCTACGGTCTtagtaataaagtatttttggaATATGCAGAGCCCTATTGGGTTTGTCATGAAGGTAATTTAAAACTTGCGTGGTCTGCCGAAGAACTGCAATGCAGATGTGACTGGACTAGAGGCGTATGTGCCGTTGATGAAATGCCAGGCAGTAAACACGTTTTATGTGCTTGGATATCAGGGCAAGAAGCTGCGATGATGGAGTCCTTATCAGAAAATGATGTTGCTGAAGGATTGACATGTCTATTACGTAGATTCACGGGTAACCCGTGTCTTCCATATCCTCAAATGTTATTACGATCTCGATGGGCATTGGATCCACATTTTTGTGGATCTTATTCATATATGAGTTGTTGTTCAACTGTTAGCCAACAATGTGAACTAGGTACTCCGATACCAGGCCCTTGTGATTCCCAACCGCCTATTCTTTTATTTGCTGGTGAAGCAACTGTACCTGGTCATTTTGGTACCGCCCACGGCGCTAGATTAAGTGGTGTCCGCGAAGCTGAACGTATTGTACTATTGACTAAAAAATTCGAAGGTCCTCCGCGttag